The Litchfieldia alkalitelluris genome has a window encoding:
- a CDS encoding sigma 54 modulation/S30EA ribosomal C-terminal domain-containing protein: MRFYKPMNAEEAILQMELFNLKHLYFFDDVTNELRAVFKRSVGEYGLITPNQTEMIDQVG, encoded by the coding sequence ATGAGATTTTATAAACCTATGAATGCTGAAGAAGCAATCCTGCAAATGGAATTATTTAATCTAAAACATCTATATTTCTTCGATGATGTCACTAACGAGTTAAGAGCGGTATTTAAAAGAAGTGTTGGTGAGTATGGTTTAATTACTCCGAATCAAACTGAAATGATTGATCAAGTAGGATAA
- the hpf gene encoding ribosome hibernation-promoting factor, HPF/YfiA family, with product MNLIIYGKNIQLTDSIKAYIHEKIGRIEQFFEEPIDTNVHVNVFILKNKHCVEISIPLNATFIRAEAHSNDLYQSVDIAEEKMKRQLRKYKTKINRKPRQELNLPKETHELTKPTKPQKKIIRAYQ from the coding sequence ATGAACTTGATCATCTATGGTAAAAACATTCAACTAACAGATTCAATTAAAGCTTATATTCACGAAAAAATTGGAAGGATTGAACAATTCTTCGAAGAACCAATCGACACAAACGTACATGTAAATGTGTTTATTTTGAAAAATAAGCATTGTGTAGAAATAAGCATACCATTAAATGCAACGTTTATTAGAGCTGAAGCTCATTCTAATGATCTATACCAATCAGTTGATATTGCTGAAGAAAAAATGAAACGCCAACTTCGAAAATATAAAACAAAAATAAATCGGAAACCTAGACAAGAGCTTAACTTACCTAAAGAAACACATGAGTTAACTAAACCTACAAAACCTCAGAAAAAAATAATCAGGGCTTACCAATGA
- a CDS encoding antibiotic biosynthesis monooxygenase family protein, with amino-acid sequence MILEAVMLQVKNGMEKEYEEAFREASKILASMQGHISHELQRCMEVKGKYLLLVKWETLEDHTVGFRQSEEYQEWKKQLHHFYAPFPNVEHFEKIHL; translated from the coding sequence ATGATATTAGAAGCGGTTATGCTACAAGTCAAGAATGGTATGGAAAAGGAATATGAGGAGGCATTTCGAGAAGCATCGAAAATCTTAGCTTCAATGCAAGGACACATATCTCACGAATTACAACGGTGTATGGAAGTTAAGGGGAAATATTTATTGTTGGTGAAGTGGGAAACATTAGAAGATCATACAGTTGGCTTTAGACAATCAGAAGAGTATCAAGAATGGAAAAAGCAACTCCATCATTTTTATGCTCCTTTTCCAAATGTCGAACACTTTGAAAAAATACATCTTTAA